A region from the Dromaius novaehollandiae isolate bDroNov1 chromosome 28, bDroNov1.hap1, whole genome shotgun sequence genome encodes:
- the ACVR1B gene encoding activin receptor type-1B isoform X4 produces MKALTCLCSNCNQANSTCETDGACMVSVFNLDGVEHHVRTCIPEAKLVPAGKPFYCLSSEDLRNTHCCYSDFCNKIDLMVPSGHLKDNEPQSSWGPVELVAVIAGPVFLVFVVMIIVVFVFHHHQRVYHNRQRLDMEDPSCEMCLSKDKTLQDLVYDLSTSGSGSGLPLFVQRTVARTIVLQEIIGKGRFGEVWRGRWRGGDVAVKIFSSREERSWFREAEIYQTVMLRHENILGFIAADNKDNGTWTQLWLVSDYHEHGSLFDYLNRYTVTIEGMIKLALSAASGLAHLHMEIVGTQGKPGIAHRDLKSKNILVKKNGTCAIADLGLAVRHDSVTDTIDIAPNQRVGTKRYMAPEVLDETINMKHFDSFKCADIYALGLVYWEIARRCNAGGIHEEYQLPYYDLVPSDPSIEEMRKVVCDQKLRPNIPNWWQSYEALRVMGKMMRECWYANGAARLTALRIKKTLSQLSVQEDVKI; encoded by the exons ATGAAAG CTTTGACATGTTTGTGCTCCAACTGCAACCAAGCAAATTCCACGTGTGAAACGGATGGCGCGTGCATGGTCTCCGTCTTTAACCTGGATGGCGTCGAACATCACGTTCGGACCTGCATTCCTGAAGCGAAGTTGGTTCCTGCTGGGAAACCCTTCTACTGCCTGAGTTCAGAAGACCTACGTAATACTCACTGCTGCTACTCTGATTTTTGCAACAAAATTGATTTAATGGTTCCCAGTG gaCACCTGAAAGATAATGAACCCCAGTCGAGCTGGGGTCCTGTGGAGCTGGTGGCGGTGATTGCTGGGCCTGTCTTCCTTGTGTTTGTTGTCATGATCATAGTAGTCTTTGTTTTTCATCACCATCAACGAGTCTATCACAATCGGCAGCGGTTGGACATGGAAGATCCCTCTTGCGAAATGTGCCTGTCGAAAGATAAGACCTTGCAAGATCTAGTCTATGATCTCTCCACCTCTGGCTCTGGCTCAG GTTTGCCGCTCTTCGTCCAACGGACCGTAGCTCGAACTATCGTCCTTCAGGAGATCATCGGTAAAGGCCGCTTTGGGGAAGTGTGGCGTGGCAGGTGGCGTGGAGGTGACGTAGCTGTGAAAATCTTCTCCTCGCGCGAGGAGCGCTCCTGGTTTAGGGAAGCGGAGATATATCAGACTGTTATGCTGCGACATGAGAACATCCTGGGATTTATTGCTGCAGATAACAAAG ATAACGGAACGTGGACCCAGCTGTGGCTTGTCTCTGATTACCACGAGCATGGATCCCTCTTCGACTACCTTAATCGGTACACGGTGACTATCGAGGGGATGATTAAACTTGCCCTGTCTGCTGCTAGCGGATTGGCCCATCTGCACATGGAGATTGTGGGTACTCAGG GGAAGCCTGGGATTGCTCATAGAGACTTGAAATCCAAGAACATTTTGGTGAAGAAGAATGGCACGTGTGCCATCGCTGACCTTGGTCTGGCTGTCCGGCACGATTCTGTTACCGATACAATTGATATTGCGCCAAATCAAAGGGTTGGAACCAAACG atatATGGCCCCTGAAGTCTTGGATGAAACCATTAACATGAAGCATTTTGATTCATTTAAATGTGCGGATATTTATGCCTTAGGCTTGGTCTACTGGGAGATCGCTCGAAGGTGCAATGCAGGAG gTATCCATGAGGAATATCAGCTTCCGTACTATGACCTTGTACCCTCTGATCCTTCTATTGAGGAGATGCGGAAAGTTGTATGTGATCAGAAACTACGGCCCAACATCCCAAACTGGTGGCAAAGCTACGAG GCGCTGCGGGTCATGGGTAAGATGATGCGAGAGTGCTGGTACGCCAACGGAGCGGCTCGGCTCACAGCCCTCCGCATTAAGAAAACCCTCTCACAGCTCAGTGTCCAGGAAGATGTGAAAATCTAG
- the ACVR1B gene encoding activin receptor type-1B isoform X3, translating to MAVLALALTCLCSNCNQANSTCETDGACMVSVFNLDGVEHHVRTCIPEAKLVPAGKPFYCLSSEDLRNTHCCYSDFCNKIDLMVPSGHLKDNEPQSSWGPVELVAVIAGPVFLVFVVMIIVVFVFHHHQRVYHNRQRLDMEDPSCEMCLSKDKTLQDLVYDLSTSGSGSGLPLFVQRTVARTIVLQEIIGKGRFGEVWRGRWRGGDVAVKIFSSREERSWFREAEIYQTVMLRHENILGFIAADNKDNGTWTQLWLVSDYHEHGSLFDYLNRYTVTIEGMIKLALSAASGLAHLHMEIVGTQGKPGIAHRDLKSKNILVKKNGTCAIADLGLAVRHDSVTDTIDIAPNQRVGTKRYMAPEVLDETINMKHFDSFKCADIYALGLVYWEIARRCNAGGIHEEYQLPYYDLVPSDPSIEEMRKVVCDQKLRPNIPNWWQSYEALRVMGKMMRECWYANGAARLTALRIKKTLSQLSVQEDVKI from the exons ATGGCTGTGCTCGCCTTGG CTTTGACATGTTTGTGCTCCAACTGCAACCAAGCAAATTCCACGTGTGAAACGGATGGCGCGTGCATGGTCTCCGTCTTTAACCTGGATGGCGTCGAACATCACGTTCGGACCTGCATTCCTGAAGCGAAGTTGGTTCCTGCTGGGAAACCCTTCTACTGCCTGAGTTCAGAAGACCTACGTAATACTCACTGCTGCTACTCTGATTTTTGCAACAAAATTGATTTAATGGTTCCCAGTG gaCACCTGAAAGATAATGAACCCCAGTCGAGCTGGGGTCCTGTGGAGCTGGTGGCGGTGATTGCTGGGCCTGTCTTCCTTGTGTTTGTTGTCATGATCATAGTAGTCTTTGTTTTTCATCACCATCAACGAGTCTATCACAATCGGCAGCGGTTGGACATGGAAGATCCCTCTTGCGAAATGTGCCTGTCGAAAGATAAGACCTTGCAAGATCTAGTCTATGATCTCTCCACCTCTGGCTCTGGCTCAG GTTTGCCGCTCTTCGTCCAACGGACCGTAGCTCGAACTATCGTCCTTCAGGAGATCATCGGTAAAGGCCGCTTTGGGGAAGTGTGGCGTGGCAGGTGGCGTGGAGGTGACGTAGCTGTGAAAATCTTCTCCTCGCGCGAGGAGCGCTCCTGGTTTAGGGAAGCGGAGATATATCAGACTGTTATGCTGCGACATGAGAACATCCTGGGATTTATTGCTGCAGATAACAAAG ATAACGGAACGTGGACCCAGCTGTGGCTTGTCTCTGATTACCACGAGCATGGATCCCTCTTCGACTACCTTAATCGGTACACGGTGACTATCGAGGGGATGATTAAACTTGCCCTGTCTGCTGCTAGCGGATTGGCCCATCTGCACATGGAGATTGTGGGTACTCAGG GGAAGCCTGGGATTGCTCATAGAGACTTGAAATCCAAGAACATTTTGGTGAAGAAGAATGGCACGTGTGCCATCGCTGACCTTGGTCTGGCTGTCCGGCACGATTCTGTTACCGATACAATTGATATTGCGCCAAATCAAAGGGTTGGAACCAAACG atatATGGCCCCTGAAGTCTTGGATGAAACCATTAACATGAAGCATTTTGATTCATTTAAATGTGCGGATATTTATGCCTTAGGCTTGGTCTACTGGGAGATCGCTCGAAGGTGCAATGCAGGAG gTATCCATGAGGAATATCAGCTTCCGTACTATGACCTTGTACCCTCTGATCCTTCTATTGAGGAGATGCGGAAAGTTGTATGTGATCAGAAACTACGGCCCAACATCCCAAACTGGTGGCAAAGCTACGAG GCGCTGCGGGTCATGGGTAAGATGATGCGAGAGTGCTGGTACGCCAACGGAGCGGCTCGGCTCACAGCCCTCCGCATTAAGAAAACCCTCTCACAGCTCAGTGTCCAGGAAGATGTGAAAATCTAG
- the ACVR1B gene encoding activin receptor type-1B isoform X2 — protein sequence MGCLYLSKHSSKLSPRKTISAAALTCLCSNCNQANSTCETDGACMVSVFNLDGVEHHVRTCIPEAKLVPAGKPFYCLSSEDLRNTHCCYSDFCNKIDLMVPSGHLKDNEPQSSWGPVELVAVIAGPVFLVFVVMIIVVFVFHHHQRVYHNRQRLDMEDPSCEMCLSKDKTLQDLVYDLSTSGSGSGLPLFVQRTVARTIVLQEIIGKGRFGEVWRGRWRGGDVAVKIFSSREERSWFREAEIYQTVMLRHENILGFIAADNKDNGTWTQLWLVSDYHEHGSLFDYLNRYTVTIEGMIKLALSAASGLAHLHMEIVGTQGKPGIAHRDLKSKNILVKKNGTCAIADLGLAVRHDSVTDTIDIAPNQRVGTKRYMAPEVLDETINMKHFDSFKCADIYALGLVYWEIARRCNAGGIHEEYQLPYYDLVPSDPSIEEMRKVVCDQKLRPNIPNWWQSYEALRVMGKMMRECWYANGAARLTALRIKKTLSQLSVQEDVKI from the exons ATGGGGTGTTTGTATCTCTCAAAACATTCCTCCAAACTCTCTCCCCGAAAGACCATTTCTGCAGCGG CTTTGACATGTTTGTGCTCCAACTGCAACCAAGCAAATTCCACGTGTGAAACGGATGGCGCGTGCATGGTCTCCGTCTTTAACCTGGATGGCGTCGAACATCACGTTCGGACCTGCATTCCTGAAGCGAAGTTGGTTCCTGCTGGGAAACCCTTCTACTGCCTGAGTTCAGAAGACCTACGTAATACTCACTGCTGCTACTCTGATTTTTGCAACAAAATTGATTTAATGGTTCCCAGTG gaCACCTGAAAGATAATGAACCCCAGTCGAGCTGGGGTCCTGTGGAGCTGGTGGCGGTGATTGCTGGGCCTGTCTTCCTTGTGTTTGTTGTCATGATCATAGTAGTCTTTGTTTTTCATCACCATCAACGAGTCTATCACAATCGGCAGCGGTTGGACATGGAAGATCCCTCTTGCGAAATGTGCCTGTCGAAAGATAAGACCTTGCAAGATCTAGTCTATGATCTCTCCACCTCTGGCTCTGGCTCAG GTTTGCCGCTCTTCGTCCAACGGACCGTAGCTCGAACTATCGTCCTTCAGGAGATCATCGGTAAAGGCCGCTTTGGGGAAGTGTGGCGTGGCAGGTGGCGTGGAGGTGACGTAGCTGTGAAAATCTTCTCCTCGCGCGAGGAGCGCTCCTGGTTTAGGGAAGCGGAGATATATCAGACTGTTATGCTGCGACATGAGAACATCCTGGGATTTATTGCTGCAGATAACAAAG ATAACGGAACGTGGACCCAGCTGTGGCTTGTCTCTGATTACCACGAGCATGGATCCCTCTTCGACTACCTTAATCGGTACACGGTGACTATCGAGGGGATGATTAAACTTGCCCTGTCTGCTGCTAGCGGATTGGCCCATCTGCACATGGAGATTGTGGGTACTCAGG GGAAGCCTGGGATTGCTCATAGAGACTTGAAATCCAAGAACATTTTGGTGAAGAAGAATGGCACGTGTGCCATCGCTGACCTTGGTCTGGCTGTCCGGCACGATTCTGTTACCGATACAATTGATATTGCGCCAAATCAAAGGGTTGGAACCAAACG atatATGGCCCCTGAAGTCTTGGATGAAACCATTAACATGAAGCATTTTGATTCATTTAAATGTGCGGATATTTATGCCTTAGGCTTGGTCTACTGGGAGATCGCTCGAAGGTGCAATGCAGGAG gTATCCATGAGGAATATCAGCTTCCGTACTATGACCTTGTACCCTCTGATCCTTCTATTGAGGAGATGCGGAAAGTTGTATGTGATCAGAAACTACGGCCCAACATCCCAAACTGGTGGCAAAGCTACGAG GCGCTGCGGGTCATGGGTAAGATGATGCGAGAGTGCTGGTACGCCAACGGAGCGGCTCGGCTCACAGCCCTCCGCATTAAGAAAACCCTCTCACAGCTCAGTGTCCAGGAAGATGTGAAAATCTAG
- the ACVR1B gene encoding activin receptor type-1B isoform X1 — MAAPPPPRARRPAPPPAALPPPPLPPLPLLALLLLLLAGAPRGARALTCLCSNCNQANSTCETDGACMVSVFNLDGVEHHVRTCIPEAKLVPAGKPFYCLSSEDLRNTHCCYSDFCNKIDLMVPSGHLKDNEPQSSWGPVELVAVIAGPVFLVFVVMIIVVFVFHHHQRVYHNRQRLDMEDPSCEMCLSKDKTLQDLVYDLSTSGSGSGLPLFVQRTVARTIVLQEIIGKGRFGEVWRGRWRGGDVAVKIFSSREERSWFREAEIYQTVMLRHENILGFIAADNKDNGTWTQLWLVSDYHEHGSLFDYLNRYTVTIEGMIKLALSAASGLAHLHMEIVGTQGKPGIAHRDLKSKNILVKKNGTCAIADLGLAVRHDSVTDTIDIAPNQRVGTKRYMAPEVLDETINMKHFDSFKCADIYALGLVYWEIARRCNAGGIHEEYQLPYYDLVPSDPSIEEMRKVVCDQKLRPNIPNWWQSYEALRVMGKMMRECWYANGAARLTALRIKKTLSQLSVQEDVKI, encoded by the exons atggccgccccgccgccgccccgcgcccgccgcccggccccgccgcccgccgcgctgccgccgccgccgctgccgccgctgcccctcctcgccctgctgctgctgctgctggccggggcgccccgcggggcccgcG CTTTGACATGTTTGTGCTCCAACTGCAACCAAGCAAATTCCACGTGTGAAACGGATGGCGCGTGCATGGTCTCCGTCTTTAACCTGGATGGCGTCGAACATCACGTTCGGACCTGCATTCCTGAAGCGAAGTTGGTTCCTGCTGGGAAACCCTTCTACTGCCTGAGTTCAGAAGACCTACGTAATACTCACTGCTGCTACTCTGATTTTTGCAACAAAATTGATTTAATGGTTCCCAGTG gaCACCTGAAAGATAATGAACCCCAGTCGAGCTGGGGTCCTGTGGAGCTGGTGGCGGTGATTGCTGGGCCTGTCTTCCTTGTGTTTGTTGTCATGATCATAGTAGTCTTTGTTTTTCATCACCATCAACGAGTCTATCACAATCGGCAGCGGTTGGACATGGAAGATCCCTCTTGCGAAATGTGCCTGTCGAAAGATAAGACCTTGCAAGATCTAGTCTATGATCTCTCCACCTCTGGCTCTGGCTCAG GTTTGCCGCTCTTCGTCCAACGGACCGTAGCTCGAACTATCGTCCTTCAGGAGATCATCGGTAAAGGCCGCTTTGGGGAAGTGTGGCGTGGCAGGTGGCGTGGAGGTGACGTAGCTGTGAAAATCTTCTCCTCGCGCGAGGAGCGCTCCTGGTTTAGGGAAGCGGAGATATATCAGACTGTTATGCTGCGACATGAGAACATCCTGGGATTTATTGCTGCAGATAACAAAG ATAACGGAACGTGGACCCAGCTGTGGCTTGTCTCTGATTACCACGAGCATGGATCCCTCTTCGACTACCTTAATCGGTACACGGTGACTATCGAGGGGATGATTAAACTTGCCCTGTCTGCTGCTAGCGGATTGGCCCATCTGCACATGGAGATTGTGGGTACTCAGG GGAAGCCTGGGATTGCTCATAGAGACTTGAAATCCAAGAACATTTTGGTGAAGAAGAATGGCACGTGTGCCATCGCTGACCTTGGTCTGGCTGTCCGGCACGATTCTGTTACCGATACAATTGATATTGCGCCAAATCAAAGGGTTGGAACCAAACG atatATGGCCCCTGAAGTCTTGGATGAAACCATTAACATGAAGCATTTTGATTCATTTAAATGTGCGGATATTTATGCCTTAGGCTTGGTCTACTGGGAGATCGCTCGAAGGTGCAATGCAGGAG gTATCCATGAGGAATATCAGCTTCCGTACTATGACCTTGTACCCTCTGATCCTTCTATTGAGGAGATGCGGAAAGTTGTATGTGATCAGAAACTACGGCCCAACATCCCAAACTGGTGGCAAAGCTACGAG GCGCTGCGGGTCATGGGTAAGATGATGCGAGAGTGCTGGTACGCCAACGGAGCGGCTCGGCTCACAGCCCTCCGCATTAAGAAAACCCTCTCACAGCTCAGTGTCCAGGAAGATGTGAAAATCTAG
- the TAMALIN gene encoding protein TAMALIN yields MTLRRRRRRLLPGEEAAVAAPGPARPGPADVYRALAAAGGTLPRVRKGAGGRRRSPRDSPEEHRRVLRLEKKAEEAFGFEIQTYGLHHQEKNSVEMFTFVCRVHDGSPAAAAGLKAGDTITGVNGLNVEGVRHREIVEIIRSSGDVLRLDTLYGTAVRRAELEARLQYLKQTLYEKWGEYRSLMVQEQRLVRGVVAKDPSIYATLEALRGCLGAAGLPGTGSSPRLSAGSDDSLYQTCVFAEAPAGAGGAPGLARSSSLRGAGGAPGPAAPPRAKHRSFRRRLLKFIPGLNRSLEEEESQL; encoded by the exons ATGaccctgcggcggcggcggcggcggctcctgcccggggaggaggcggcggtggcggccccgggcccggcgcgccccggccccgccgacgTCTACCGGGCgctggcggccgcgggcggcaCCCTGCCCCGCGTGCGCAAG GGCGCCGGCGGCAGGCGGAGGTCGCCGCGGGACTCCCCGGAGGAGCACAG GAGGGTGCTGAGGCTGGAGAAGAAGGCGGAGGAGGCGTTCGGCTTCGAGATCCAG aCCTACGGGCTGCACCACCAGGAGAAGAACAGCGTGGAGATGTTCACCTTCGTGTGCCGGGTGCACGACggcagcccggccgccgccgcggggctcaaAGCCG gcgACACCATCACGGGGGTGAACGGGCTGAACGTGGAGGGCGTCCGGCACCGGGAGATCGTGGAGATCATCCGGAGCTCCGGCGATGTGCTCCG GCTCGACACGCTCTACGGCACGGCGGTGCGGCGGGCCGAGCTGGAGGCCCGGCTGCAGTACCTCAAG cAAACCCTCTACGAGAAGTGGGGCGAGTACCGCTCGCTGATGGTGCAGGAGCAGCGGCTGGTGCGCG gcgTGGTGGCCAAGGACCCCAGCATCTACGCCACGCTGGAGGCTCTGCGCGgctgcctgggggccgcggggctgcccggcacCGGCAGCTCGCCCCGGCTCAGCGCCGGCAGCGACGACTCGCTCTACCAGACCTGCGTCTTCGCCGAGGCGccggcgggtgccgggggggcgccgggcctggcccgcagcagcagcctgcggggcgccgggggggcgcccgggcccgccgccccccccaggGCCAAGCACCGCAGCTTCCGCCGGCGCCTGCTCAAGTTCATCCCCGGACTGAACCGctcgctggaggaggaggagagccagcTCTAG